The genomic window ACGGTTGAGGATTGAGTCACTAACTATGCCACAGGTTGCAGAACTACCACAAAATCTTGTCAGATATTCCAGAGCAGGGGATGTCTTTCACTACCGATGGGCTGCGCGCAGATGCCTTCGGCTGATTTATCCCAATACAACACTCCAGCAATTCTTTGTGGAAGGTTCGCGAGACCGACACAAAGCAGGCGAATACGTCATAGACATTGCGGAGTACTCACATCAGGACAATCAAGAAATTGTATCGTATTTTCAATTGAAACATTCAACAAAGCGCTTAGATCAGCCTTTCAAATTGAGTGAATTACAGGAAATGATTAAAGGCTTTGCCGCTCGATTTTGCGAGCATTGTGTTGACTCAAACAATAATCAGAGATATACATTCACGTTAATTTCCAATCGCCCGGTTTGTCAAAACGTCAAATCGAGCTTTAAAGCTCTTGTCGCTGGAAATCAGATTCCACGGCAATTTCGAAAGACTCTTGAGAAATACTCAGGTCTCGATGGAGAAACGCTCAAGGGATTCTGTGCCTCTCTCAAGTTCGTTGACAGCGAGGGTGATTATGGGGTGCAACATTACAAGCTGCGTGCCGAAATCGCTAGGATCAGCGCAGACCCGGTTGACGTGGATGAGGTGGATAAAATTATCTCGCTTGTCCAAAGCAAGGTCATGCCCGACTCCGACGGCGAGGTCAAGCGCGAAGAGGTCTTGCAGCGCTTTGGAGTCACTTCTGATCTTGACCTGTTTCCTGCGCCTGCGGAGATTCAAAATTCGCCAAATCTGTTCCGTCGAGAGCAGCACAATCAACTGCTTCAAACAATAATCGCAGCCCGCGAGCCGATCATCGTCCACGCAAGCGGCGGAGTTGGCAAATCGGTTGTGGCCCTTCAACTGTCCCAGTCGTTGCCGGACGGCTCTGTCGGCATCTTGTACGACTGTTTCGGCGCTGGACGATACAGGAGCCGGAGCGAACCACGGCATTCGCACCGGGCCGCCTGCCTTCAGATCGCCAATGAGCTGGCGACCAGGGGTTTGTGCGAGCCCTTGATTACGGGTGCGAGCAACGATATGTGGATGAGGGCGTTGCTGCAACGCCTCAAGGTGGCAGTTGCGACCTTGCGAAGAGCGCAGGCCGATGCGGTGTTGGCGGTGTTCGTTGACGCGGCTGACAACGCGGAAATGGCGGCCCAAGAGTTCAGCGAGTCCTGCTTCGTGCACGAACTGCTGAGGGAGGCTGTCCCGGAGGGCTGCCGGATCATCGCCTTGTGCCGCACCGAGCGCAGGCACCTGCTCCAACCCAAAAGCACAGTGTCACAAATCGAGTTGCGGCCCTTCAGCGAAGCGGAGTCCTTACGACATCTGAGAACCCGTTTTGACGACGCGACAGCGCCCGAGGGACAGGAGTTCCACCGCCTTTCCAGCAAAAACCCCCGAGTGCAGGCCAACGCTCTCAGCATTCGAGGAGACGAGGCCACGGTTGAGTCCGTGCTGGCCGGCCTCGGCCCGTCTCCAACCACCGTGGATCAGCAGATTGAGCAGCAACTCAAGTTTGCGGTGGCTTCGGTGCGTGACCGACTACCCGCGCAACACCAGGATCAGATTGAAGCTATCTGCCGTGGGTTGGCCAACCTGCCACCCTTCATTCCCATCGAGGTGCTGGCCAAGGCCGCAGGCGTGGAACCCGAGCTGATCTCGAGCTTCGCGAGCGACCTGGGACGACCCCTGTACCTCTCGGAGAGCAGCGTGCACTTCCGAGACGAACCGACAGAGACGTGGTTCCGTCAGCAGTTCGCGGCCTCGCCTGACGTCATCAAGCAATACACGATTCGCCTCAATCCTTTAGCGGAAGACATCCCCTATGTGGCCTCGGTTTTGCCGTCGCTGTTGCAACAGTCCGGGCAATACGACGAGCTGATCCAGTTGGCGCTTTCCGACGGGTCGCTGCCGCACAACAAGCCGATTGATGCCCGAAACATCCGCGTATATCGGCTTCAATACGCCCTCAAGGCAGCACTGCAACGGCAGCGCTATAAGGACGCGGCGAAGCTGGCTTTCCGCGCGGGCGAGGAAACGGCTGGGAAGGAGCGAGAACTCGAGCTCTTGACCGAGAACCTCGACTTGATCCCACTCTTGCAATCGTCTGAGCGGGTTCAGGAGTTAGCGTTTCGCAGGATGCTGCGAAGCGGTTGGGCCGGATCCGAGAACGTCTATTCGGCCTCGTTGCTTTCATACGTTAAGGAATTTCAAGGCGACGCGAGAAGCTTCCGACGGTCGGGGAGCGCGTGGTTGACACTGCACTTCGAGGAACGCGAGCAAAAACGCAAGAAGAAACCGCATGCTTACGAAGACGCTCTTAAAACTCGCGACATAGGCGAGATGGCGATCACCAATTTGAATCTCGACGGTTCTGAAGACGCAGTGCGCTTTACCGTAAATTGGCGGCCTCCCTCAACCATCTTCAAAACAACGACCTTTCTCGCCCGCCGCCTAATCGATGCCGGACGTTTTGAAGTCATCGAGGAGTTCGCTCGAGCGGGCCGTGACTCTCCGCTCATCGTTCTGGCCCTCTGCAATGAACTCGTCGCAGTAGGCAGGCGTCCGGAGGTCGAAGTGCTGCGCAGATGTTTGGCCGCACTGGTCGAGGAACCATCCATCATCCCGACTCCCGAGCTCGGAGGTTTGGACAACGGGCGGGACAGCTTCCAATCGGCTGTGCTTGCCTTGGCCGAATCGTGCGCAGCCTCCGGGCTAGCCAAAAAGCATGTCCTGCACATGCTCGAGACGCGCTTCGCCAAGGGAATCTCGCGCTACATCGCCAGTTGGCACTCACTCGACGAACTTTGGCTGTTTCTGAGGTTCTTGGCGATTAGAGCCGTTCTCGAACAGAATCTCAAGCCCGACCTCCAACAATGGCTTCCCGAAGAATGGCTCTCTGAAAAGCTGGGCCATGAACAACGGCAACAGAAAGAGGAGTTCGAAGAGGTGTTCGCTTGCCTATTTCCGTGGTATCTGGCGCGGGCACAGATTATCGTCGACCCCGCGAACGATCCGCAAACGCTTCTACAGCGTACCGAGGCCCATGCGAAAACAGGCTATCGAGTGGGGACAAGTTTACACCAGCAACTGCCGTTTGAAATCGCCCGCGTCCGGTTCGAATGCTGGACATTCGCCCGCCCAACGGTAGAACCTGGCGAAGGTTTCGCCCAAGGCTTACTCGAGGGGAAATTCCGCCTGAGATTGAGAGATCAGCTCTACGCCCTCAGGGCTTCACACCGTCTCGAACACCTCAAGGGCATCAGGATGCCGCTCGAGCAGTCTTGCCGTGACGCCGTGCAGCACTCCACCGAGGACACCCCGGAGGAGATGGCGAACCTCTACGTCCGATTGGCCCGGGCGGTGCTGGTCACAGACTACGGGGACGCGGCGGAGTATTTTCGTCGCGCTCTCGAAGCCGTCTCGAAATTTGGGGACGAGGTAGTGGATCGCTGGCGCGCCTTGACGGCGATGGCGGAGCGCACATGCGAAGGTGGGCAAACCTCGCCAGAGACGGCTTACCGGTATATCCGGTGCGCCGAATTGGTGGGCGATTCGGTGGTTCGCGAGAAGTACTGGGATCGGATGGAGGCAATCGAGGTCTGCTTCCGACTGAACGCGCCGTCCGGCTTCGCGGCGTTGAGCCGGTGGCGGGATCGGCAAGTTGGTTACTTCGACCGCTTGTTGCCCCGTCTATGCCAGTCGGCGGTGGACTCGGGTGCGGTCTCACCAGCGGCGGGGTGGTCGCTGTCGGCCTTCTCCTGGGAAGACGGCTACCTAGATTTTGCGCTGCTATGCATCGAGCGCGAACCCGACCGAGCGAACAAACAGTTTATCCTGGACACGGCGGTTCGGGATCTGAGGCTCCAAAATCATCTGGGGGATTGGCAGAAGCTCGGTGACGCCGCCCAGCGGTTTTCTCTGGACGCCACGGAAGTCCGCCAGGTGCTTGACTTCCAAGTAAAGCCCCTGGTAAGGGAAGGCTCAGACGGTCTTCCAAACTACCCACATCTAAGGGAAGAAGCAGAGGCAGTGGATTGGTCAACGCTGCTCGCTGGTCTCGATCTGTCGAGCAGTGTCGGCCTCAACGAGGCCATACAGCGGTTTGAGGCCACGCCATACCCTCATGTGCGCGCAGCCTTCTGGAATGAAGTTTTTTCCCGCGTTCCCGAGACGAACATCAAACGCCTGCTCGAGGAATTGCTGTTAGCTGAGAAATTGGATTCTCACGACGTAGCAGAGGGAATCCAAAGCTTGCCCTCGCAGTACAGGCAAAAGGTGAGCGTGCAACAGCACTGGCCCGACTTGGCGCGAGGGCTTGGAAAACGCTTCGCCGCCGAATGCTGCGTGCATTGGAGACGAAAGCGATTCGTTGAGGCCCTGGGGTCTGATCCAAGCTACTCAAAGCTTATATGTGACGGTGTCGTAGAAGGCATAGCGGACTCTAACGATCTCAACGGGGCAGGCACGCTATTCGGCTTCTGCGAAGTGATCGCGTCCTTCGTCACGTCAGAAGAAGCGCACGAGGTACTTGGGTTCGCCATCGGGCGCTTTGAACTGCACGTGATGGACGCCCACGCGGATGGCCCCTGGAAGACATCCATGGAGCCCCCGACAAGCATGGTCGAGACGCTGGCAGGGTTCCTGTGGTCGGCGCTCGGCTCGCCGCGCGCGGCGGAGCGGTGGCAGGCGGCGCACGGCGTGCGGCGGTTGGCCGCGACTGGCTGCATGCTGGAACTTGACGCCCTTGTCACATGGATGGCTCGGGAGGATGTCGGTGCCTTTGGCAGCCCTTCGTACCCGTTTTACATCCTCCACGCACGCCTCTACCTGATCATCGCCCTGTCTCGCGTTGCCTTGGATAGTGCCGGTCTGCTGAAAGCACACGCGGCGTTGTTTGAACACCATGCGCTCACTTGCGAACCGCACATCTTGATCCAGAAGTACGCGGCCCGAACCGCACTGTCGATCGAAGCAGCCTATCCCGGTACGTACCCGGAACAAACGATTGCGGCGTTGAGCGCCGTGGGGGTCAGTCCATTCCCGCTGCGGAAGACCAAAGGGTACTCGGACAACACGGCCCAAACCCCTTGGCATGTCCGAGGCGAGGTAGATCCTACACTTGATCTCTACCTTGGGTATGACTTCGACCGTTACTGGTTCGCGCCTCTTGATGACGTGTTCGGGGTTCAAAATGGCCAAACCCAACAGTTGGCATGCGATCTGATCTTCAACCGATGGAAGATCAAGGTCAACGACCGATCCATTGTTGACCCTAGACGCGGGCTATGGGATCAGTCACACCGAGAACGCGAAACGTGGCACAGCCATATGGACTACCCCAACGCCGACAACTACACGTTCTACCTTTCGTACCACGCGCTTCTCCAGAGTGCGGGGATGATGCTCAGCGAACTGCCTGTCGTGGACAAAGACTATGAGGACGGCGAGAACGCTTGGGCCTCATGGCTCCAGAGGCACGACCTCACCCGCGCCGACGGTCGTTGGCTCGCGGATCGGCGCGACCCAGCCCCACTCAAGCGCCCCGGTTGGCTACGGCAAGCCGCGACTGACTCTTGGCGGGACAAAGCCGGGGCCGACGAAGCCGACTTCATTGAAGGGCTACTGACGGGGCGAAATGGCCGCGCCTGGCTCTGTACCGACGGCCGCTGGGAGGATGGCGACCGCGAGCGCAACGAGACCTTTCGGGTCGCCAGCGCGCTGGTCGCCCCATCCACCGCTCAATCGCTGCTCAACGCCCTGAGTACTTGCCTTGATCCACACGACTTCAAACTCCCAGCCCTCGACGAAGACCGGCTGGAATTCAAATCACCCCCGTTTGAACTCCAAGGTTGGATCACAAGGCACCACACATCCAACAAACTGGACGACTTCGACCCGCACGCGGGGAACATTGACTATCCGCCCTATACTGTTGCCAGCGAAATCCTGGATCGATGCGGAATAGTCGCCGATCAAGAAAACCGGGTGTGGATCTCGAGCGATGGCTCCGAGGCGGTCGTCTGCGAGCTCTGGGGTGAGTACAAGAGTCAGCACGGCAGCGAGCAAGACATTCGTGAGCGCAAAGGGTCGCGCATGCTCGCTTCACTGGCGTTCCTCAAAACGCTGTGCCAGACGCTCGACCGTGTTCTGATCTTCGAAGTTCAAATTCAGCGGACGTTCCTGCGATCTTCTTACCGCCGGAGGGAGGATCACGATGGGTACAGATCACCAGCCAACAGGATTTATCTCCTTTCAGCAGACGGAACACTCCGAACGACAT from Deinococcus koreensis includes these protein-coding regions:
- a CDS encoding ATP-binding protein; amino-acid sequence: MSELQEMIKGFAARFCEHCVDSNNNQRYTFTLISNRPVCQNVKSSFKALVAGNQIPRQFRKTLEKYSGLDGETLKGFCASLKFVDSEGDYGVQHYKLRAEIARISADPVDVDEVDKIISLVQSKVMPDSDGEVKREEVLQRFGVTSDLDLFPAPAEIQNSPNLFRREQHNQLLQTIIAAREPIIVHASGGVGKSVVALQLSQSLPDGSVGILYDCFGAGRYRSRSEPRHSHRAACLQIANELATRGLCEPLITGASNDMWMRALLQRLKVAVATLRRAQADAVLAVFVDAADNAEMAAQEFSESCFVHELLREAVPEGCRIIALCRTERRHLLQPKSTVSQIELRPFSEAESLRHLRTRFDDATAPEGQEFHRLSSKNPRVQANALSIRGDEATVESVLAGLGPSPTTVDQQIEQQLKFAVASVRDRLPAQHQDQIEAICRGLANLPPFIPIEVLAKAAGVEPELISSFASDLGRPLYLSESSVHFRDEPTETWFRQQFAASPDVIKQYTIRLNPLAEDIPYVASVLPSLLQQSGQYDELIQLALSDGSLPHNKPIDARNIRVYRLQYALKAALQRQRYKDAAKLAFRAGEETAGKERELELLTENLDLIPLLQSSERVQELAFRRMLRSGWAGSENVYSASLLSYVKEFQGDARSFRRSGSAWLTLHFEEREQKRKKKPHAYEDALKTRDIGEMAITNLNLDGSEDAVRFTVNWRPPSTIFKTTTFLARRLIDAGRFEVIEEFARAGRDSPLIVLALCNELVAVGRRPEVEVLRRCLAALVEEPSIIPTPELGGLDNGRDSFQSAVLALAESCAASGLAKKHVLHMLETRFAKGISRYIASWHSLDELWLFLRFLAIRAVLEQNLKPDLQQWLPEEWLSEKLGHEQRQQKEEFEEVFACLFPWYLARAQIIVDPANDPQTLLQRTEAHAKTGYRVGTSLHQQLPFEIARVRFECWTFARPTVEPGEGFAQGLLEGKFRLRLRDQLYALRASHRLEHLKGIRMPLEQSCRDAVQHSTEDTPEEMANLYVRLARAVLVTDYGDAAEYFRRALEAVSKFGDEVVDRWRALTAMAERTCEGGQTSPETAYRYIRCAELVGDSVVREKYWDRMEAIEVCFRLNAPSGFAALSRWRDRQVGYFDRLLPRLCQSAVDSGAVSPAAGWSLSAFSWEDGYLDFALLCIEREPDRANKQFILDTAVRDLRLQNHLGDWQKLGDAAQRFSLDATEVRQVLDFQVKPLVREGSDGLPNYPHLREEAEAVDWSTLLAGLDLSSSVGLNEAIQRFEATPYPHVRAAFWNEVFSRVPETNIKRLLEELLLAEKLDSHDVAEGIQSLPSQYRQKVSVQQHWPDLARGLGKRFAAECCVHWRRKRFVEALGSDPSYSKLICDGVVEGIADSNDLNGAGTLFGFCEVIASFVTSEEAHEVLGFAIGRFELHVMDAHADGPWKTSMEPPTSMVETLAGFLWSALGSPRAAERWQAAHGVRRLAATGCMLELDALVTWMAREDVGAFGSPSYPFYILHARLYLIIALSRVALDSAGLLKAHAALFEHHALTCEPHILIQKYAARTALSIEAAYPGTYPEQTIAALSAVGVSPFPLRKTKGYSDNTAQTPWHVRGEVDPTLDLYLGYDFDRYWFAPLDDVFGVQNGQTQQLACDLIFNRWKIKVNDRSIVDPRRGLWDQSHRERETWHSHMDYPNADNYTFYLSYHALLQSAGMMLSELPVVDKDYEDGENAWASWLQRHDLTRADGRWLADRRDPAPLKRPGWLRQAATDSWRDKAGADEADFIEGLLTGRNGRAWLCTDGRWEDGDRERNETFRVASALVAPSTAQSLLNALSTCLDPHDFKLPALDEDRLEFKSPPFELQGWITRHHTSNKLDDFDPHAGNIDYPPYTVASEILDRCGIVADQENRVWISSDGSEAVVCELWGEYKSQHGSEQDIRERKGSRMLASLAFLKTLCQTLDRVLIFEVQIQRTFLRSSYRRREDHDGYRSPANRIYLLSADGTLRTTSTGYQLRESVGAGT